One stretch of Salarias fasciatus chromosome 19, fSalaFa1.1, whole genome shotgun sequence DNA includes these proteins:
- the nkx2.1 gene encoding homeobox protein Nkx-2.1, with the protein MSMSPKHTTPFSVSDILSPLEESYKKVSMENNNLGAPLTSYRQPQVSQAAMQQHHMGHNGTVSAAYHMTAAGVSQLSHTAMGGYCNGNLGNMGDLPSYQDGMRGSATATGWYGANPDPRFSTISRFMGSSSGMNMGSMGSLSSLADVGKGMGSLSSTPRRKRRVLFSQAQVYELERRFKQQKYLSAPEREHLASMIHLTPTQVKIWFQNHRYKMKRQAKDKVSQQQMQQDSGSCQQQQQQSPRRVAVPVLVKDGKPCQGSGHTPTSSAQTHHQQGGNVMIMSNNTSGLGPHQNQQVGSTGHSPDLAPHSSSPPSLQSQVAGLSHLNSPGAEYGSALQCSALLYGRTW; encoded by the exons ATGTCGATGAGCCCTAAGCATACGACtcctttttctgtttccgaTATCTTGAGTCCCCTTGAGGAGAGCTATAAGAAAGTAAGTATGGAGAATAACAACTTGGGGGCACCTCTCACTTCTTACCGGCAGCCGCAGGTCTCTCAAGCGGCGATGCAGCAGCACCACATGGGCCATAATGGGACTGTGTCTGCGGCTTACCACATGACTGCTGcaggtgtctctcagctgtcacACACGGCCATGGGGGGCTACTGTAACGGCAACCTGGGCAACATGGGCGACCTGCCGTCCTACCAGGATGGCATGAGGGGCAGCGCGACGGCCACCGGCTGGTACGGAGCCAACCCGGACCCGCGGTTCTCCACCA TTTCTCGCTTCATGGGCTCTTCGTCGGGCATGAACATGGGCAGCATGGGCAGCCTGAGCTCCCTGGCGGACGTGGGTAAAGGCATGGGCTCCCTGTCCAGCACCCCGAGGAGAAAGAGGCGCGTGCTGTTCTCGCAGGCGCAGGTGTACGAGCTGGAGCGCCGcttcaagcagcagaaatacTTGTCTGCGCCGGAGAGGGAACACCTGGCAAGTATGATCCACCTCACCCCGACGCAGGTGAAGATCTGGTTCCAGAATCACCGGTACAAGATGAAGAGGCAGGCGAAGGACAAAGTGTCCcagcagcagatgcagcaggacagcggctcctgccagcagcagcagcagcagtccccGCGGAGGGTGGCGGTGCCGGTGCTGGTGAAGGACGGAAAGCCGTGCCAGGGCAGCGGCCACACGCCGACGTCCTCGGCGCAGACACACCACCAGCAAGGGGGCAACGTCATGATCATGTCCAACAACACGTCCGGCCTCGGGCCGCATCAGAACCAGCAGGTGGGGAGCACGGGCCACTCTCCGGACTTGGCGCCACACTCCTCCAGCCCCCCGTCCCTGCAGAGCCAGGTGGCCGGCCTCTCGCACCTCAACTCCCCGGGCGCAGAGTACGGCTCGGCGCTGCAGTGCTCGGCCCTGTTATACGGCAGGACGTGGTGA